The following coding sequences are from one Phenylobacterium glaciei window:
- a CDS encoding autotransporter outer membrane beta-barrel domain-containing protein: MSERTQKLLRLAQALEGLRERLLADAADPTTAAALHRQFSGTLAELSSLRTLVGDSPASEATQRLYLALEALELAARSLPADNVVAISRPAARRARRLDETARRLIARAAAVALIIEAISPLSAAAAPGVNLDITNATPATAASGLVAQSRAVTFNRVGDRNNAQRRLDFGTSALAAINGDTSATATQSLFLFNCQVNLGACLFGGPPDKQRLAPYVLGYIAVQTNTLTYLDAAPQPEEMLDTLTGTVRAISQGSGAFGGGDGEPGGTVRLTNTAAVGSTGDYSAGLLAKSVGGTGVWSINVGLFTIPIYTNGGAAGPVTVDNRAAITTGGVSSPAIAALSIGGLGVQGGRGGDVSVTTTGNLTTAGSGAHGVLAESIGGRSINDSPNVTGGVAGRILVTVKAAIVTTGAKAYGVLARSLGGEGSRGDSASGVDDSSNAGGRGGDSGAVRVDIASGGAITTSGAGAHAVAGFSLGGQGGQGGGGNNAYAGATGGDGGLTGDVTLTNAGVLKTSGDRAYGMLGQSLAGKGGDGGDGDSIFVGQGGKGGASAPGGVITMTNTGTIATKGLESYGMFGQSLGGVGGDGGSSDGVFYSDAGNGGTAESARCRVYFVCPNGGAVTLSNMGTITTEGARAHALFLESIGGGGGNGGSAGGWISVSGGSGGDAGNGGLVTAINGKDGSLTVSGQGASAIFAQSVGGGGGNGGDAFGAGAFASVAVGGAGGAGGKGGQVVVQNNGLIKSSGLGADAIFAQSVGGGGGKGGSATAISVGAFVSASVAVGGSGGSGGDASTVNVKNTGAVEAAGDFANAIFAQSVGGGGGAGGQATSVAIAGGDKVAVAISVSVGGSGGDGGAGKRVDVANTGALTTYDFNAMGVFAQSVGGGGGRGGDASATAITAAGGKGTGVNVAVAVGGSGGRGGAGDIVNVDNSGIVRTYGDGSTGIFAQSVGGGGGAGGDASATTAAFNVGGQVKSAEIKVAVGGHGGAAGDGALVKVVNSGAIVTLGASANGVTAQSVGGGGGNGGAGSMGSLLEGIDIPTVLPDGKNEDNNTSLKKKATDKYATFKREFSRILSNPGSFGKNLARDVGKKTSKAPDSIAISIGVGGYGGAAGKGGEVVLSNTGEILTAGFMSSGVFAQSVGGGGGSGGGGDGGATGDMSIGGGLGGAGGASGAGGSVTVTNKGVISTLGDLSYGVLAQSVGGGGGIGGTGAGEISGGYSFSLSIGGKGGSVDNGGAVKVAQEGDVVTFGASSAGVLAQSIGGGGGIGSAANASNYLNVALGGSGTSGGNGGDVEVSVKGSIATSGKAAYGVLAQSVGGGGGLGGGVVPATLVFGVDPLGLVKIDTGIPYSVASLGMGGGGGKGGNGGAIKVTTSGAITTTGEGAHGIYAQSVGGGGGIGGTGANTFPAAIALSGSNGDKGTAGAITIIHTGDIKAFGDGAHGILAQSVGGAGSNGRGGDINITVGGAIQGGAKGGAGIFLSGGADNHLTIGGGVVSAKSYLAILGSDGDDAVDNSGRVIGEIGLGGGANSFTNRAAGVVESARVIALNGGTFANAGVVSPNGTGVLATTALLGTFTQGATGALQIDARYKAGTSDRINVSGSAALAGQVLLEPYHVLDLIPGKFLTVLSAASLTNNGITANNSDTLVIDYGLRATATELQVGTDKVDFVLAGLSPNQVAITRHIQASWAAGGTPAQEPLLDELAYQKNRPAYVSRVNILDPGAAPTQGVTPLMSSLTFVGGLMSCPGGEGATDVLHEGACYWAKAGGGSSRMESSATEPGYQQHAMRLQAGGQFALSQPGWFGGLSLGLEDSHFDSVAPAHSRARRVQAGGVIKREMGPLLLAAAASYQYSRADLSRTVNFPIALVSANSKPVTDLASLRLRAAYTAQGQSFYVRPSIEGEAYHLGLKGYRESGAPGLNLIVRDGDQSFTSGTANLEIGATHVTAKGVVLRPYANVGVTRFSENTWDVTARLESAPAAAPDFTVKTELPKQLNRAAIGLEADFDQGAIRVEYETRQGDRYRDDTAALKLRMQF, encoded by the coding sequence ATGTCGGAACGGACGCAGAAGCTGCTGCGCCTGGCGCAAGCGCTTGAGGGTCTGCGAGAACGCCTCCTGGCCGACGCCGCAGATCCGACGACCGCCGCTGCCTTGCACCGGCAATTTTCCGGAACGCTGGCCGAGCTTTCCAGCCTCCGCACCCTGGTGGGAGACAGCCCCGCCAGCGAGGCCACCCAGCGGCTCTATCTCGCCCTGGAGGCCCTGGAGCTCGCCGCCCGGAGCCTGCCGGCCGACAACGTAGTCGCCATCTCCCGCCCCGCCGCCCGCCGCGCGCGGCGCCTGGACGAGACTGCGCGCCGGCTGATCGCGCGCGCCGCAGCTGTGGCCCTGATCATCGAGGCCATCAGCCCGCTGTCGGCCGCCGCCGCGCCGGGGGTCAATCTCGACATCACCAACGCGACCCCCGCCACCGCCGCCAGCGGCCTGGTCGCCCAGTCCCGCGCCGTGACCTTCAACCGGGTCGGCGACCGCAACAACGCCCAGCGCCGCCTGGACTTCGGAACCAGCGCGCTCGCCGCGATCAACGGCGACACCAGCGCCACGGCGACCCAGTCGCTCTTCCTGTTCAACTGTCAGGTCAATCTGGGCGCCTGTCTGTTCGGCGGGCCGCCGGACAAGCAACGGCTCGCGCCCTACGTCCTGGGCTACATCGCCGTCCAGACCAACACCCTGACCTATCTCGACGCCGCGCCGCAGCCGGAAGAGATGCTCGACACCCTGACTGGGACCGTCCGGGCGATCAGCCAAGGCAGCGGAGCCTTCGGCGGCGGCGACGGCGAACCCGGCGGGACCGTAAGACTGACCAACACCGCCGCCGTCGGCTCCACCGGCGACTACTCGGCCGGCCTGTTGGCCAAGTCGGTGGGCGGGACCGGGGTCTGGAGCATCAACGTCGGGCTCTTCACGATCCCCATCTACACCAACGGCGGCGCGGCCGGCCCGGTGACCGTCGACAACCGCGCGGCGATCACCACGGGCGGCGTCAGCTCGCCGGCCATCGCCGCGCTCAGCATCGGCGGCCTTGGCGTCCAGGGCGGCCGTGGCGGCGATGTCTCCGTGACCACGACGGGGAACCTCACCACCGCCGGGTCCGGGGCCCACGGCGTGCTGGCCGAGAGCATCGGCGGCCGGTCGATCAACGACAGCCCCAATGTCACCGGCGGCGTCGCCGGACGCATCCTGGTCACCGTGAAGGCGGCCATCGTCACCACCGGCGCCAAGGCCTATGGCGTGCTCGCCCGCAGCCTGGGCGGCGAGGGGTCCCGGGGCGACAGCGCCTCCGGCGTCGATGACAGCTCCAACGCCGGCGGCCGCGGCGGCGATTCCGGCGCGGTGCGCGTCGACATCGCCTCGGGCGGCGCCATCACAACCTCGGGCGCGGGGGCGCATGCGGTGGCCGGATTCAGCCTCGGCGGCCAGGGCGGCCAGGGCGGCGGCGGCAACAACGCCTATGCCGGGGCCACCGGCGGCGACGGCGGCCTGACCGGCGACGTCACCCTCACCAACGCCGGCGTGCTCAAGACCTCCGGCGACCGCGCCTATGGCATGCTGGGCCAGTCCCTGGCCGGCAAGGGCGGCGATGGCGGCGACGGCGACTCGATCTTCGTGGGCCAGGGCGGCAAGGGCGGAGCCTCGGCCCCCGGCGGCGTCATCACCATGACCAACACCGGGACCATCGCCACCAAGGGCCTGGAATCCTACGGCATGTTCGGCCAGAGCCTGGGCGGGGTCGGCGGCGACGGCGGCTCCTCCGATGGGGTGTTCTATTCCGACGCCGGCAATGGCGGCACGGCCGAGTCGGCCCGCTGCCGCGTCTACTTCGTCTGCCCCAACGGCGGCGCGGTCACCCTCAGCAACATGGGGACCATCACCACCGAAGGCGCGCGGGCCCACGCCCTGTTCCTGGAAAGCATCGGCGGCGGCGGCGGCAATGGCGGATCGGCCGGCGGGTGGATCAGCGTCTCGGGCGGCTCGGGCGGCGACGCCGGCAATGGCGGCCTGGTCACCGCGATCAACGGCAAGGACGGCAGCCTTACGGTCTCAGGCCAGGGCGCCTCGGCGATCTTCGCCCAAAGCGTCGGCGGCGGCGGCGGCAACGGCGGCGACGCCTTCGGGGCCGGGGCCTTCGCCTCGGTGGCCGTGGGCGGCGCGGGCGGCGCCGGCGGCAAGGGCGGTCAGGTGGTCGTGCAGAACAATGGCCTGATCAAGAGCTCGGGCCTGGGCGCCGACGCCATCTTCGCCCAGTCCGTCGGCGGCGGCGGCGGCAAGGGCGGTTCGGCCACGGCCATCAGCGTCGGGGCCTTCGTCTCGGCCTCGGTGGCGGTGGGCGGCTCCGGCGGCTCCGGCGGCGACGCCTCCACGGTCAATGTGAAGAACACCGGCGCCGTCGAGGCGGCCGGCGACTTCGCCAACGCCATCTTCGCCCAGAGCGTCGGCGGCGGCGGCGGGGCCGGCGGCCAGGCGACCTCGGTGGCCATCGCCGGCGGCGACAAGGTGGCGGTCGCCATCTCGGTCTCCGTGGGCGGCTCCGGCGGCGACGGCGGGGCCGGCAAGCGGGTCGATGTCGCCAATACGGGCGCGCTGACCACCTACGACTTCAACGCCATGGGCGTCTTCGCCCAGAGCGTCGGCGGCGGCGGCGGGCGGGGCGGCGACGCCTCGGCCACGGCCATCACCGCGGCGGGCGGCAAGGGGACAGGGGTCAATGTCGCGGTCGCCGTGGGCGGCTCCGGCGGCAGGGGCGGGGCCGGCGACATCGTCAATGTCGACAATTCTGGCATAGTCCGAACCTACGGCGACGGCTCGACGGGGATCTTCGCCCAGAGCGTCGGCGGCGGCGGCGGGGCCGGCGGCGACGCCTCGGCCACCACGGCGGCCTTCAATGTCGGCGGCCAGGTGAAGAGCGCCGAGATCAAGGTGGCCGTCGGCGGCCACGGCGGGGCGGCCGGCGACGGGGCTCTGGTCAAGGTCGTCAACTCAGGCGCCATCGTCACCCTGGGCGCCAGCGCCAACGGCGTCACCGCCCAGAGCGTCGGTGGGGGCGGCGGCAATGGCGGCGCGGGCTCGATGGGCTCCCTGCTGGAGGGGATCGACATCCCCACCGTGCTGCCCGACGGCAAGAACGAGGACAACAACACCAGCCTGAAGAAGAAGGCGACCGACAAGTACGCCACCTTCAAGCGAGAGTTCTCCCGCATCCTCTCCAACCCCGGCTCCTTCGGGAAGAACCTGGCCCGCGACGTCGGCAAGAAGACCAGCAAGGCCCCCGACAGCATCGCCATCTCCATCGGGGTCGGCGGCTATGGCGGCGCGGCCGGCAAGGGCGGCGAGGTCGTGCTGAGCAACACCGGTGAGATCCTCACCGCCGGCTTCATGTCCTCGGGCGTCTTCGCCCAGAGCGTGGGCGGCGGCGGGGGCTCCGGCGGCGGCGGGGACGGCGGCGCCACGGGCGACATGAGCATCGGCGGCGGCCTGGGCGGGGCCGGCGGCGCCTCTGGCGCGGGCGGCTCGGTGACCGTCACGAACAAGGGCGTGATCTCCACCCTCGGCGACCTCTCCTACGGGGTCCTGGCCCAGAGCGTCGGCGGCGGCGGCGGCATCGGCGGCACCGGCGCCGGCGAGATCAGCGGCGGCTATTCCTTCTCGCTGTCTATCGGCGGCAAGGGCGGTTCGGTGGACAACGGTGGGGCGGTCAAGGTCGCCCAGGAGGGTGACGTGGTCACCTTCGGCGCCAGCTCGGCGGGTGTGCTCGCCCAGTCCATCGGAGGCGGCGGCGGCATCGGCAGCGCGGCCAATGCGTCCAACTATCTGAACGTCGCCCTAGGCGGCTCAGGGACTTCCGGCGGCAACGGCGGCGACGTCGAGGTCTCGGTCAAGGGCTCCATCGCCACCTCCGGCAAGGCGGCCTATGGCGTGCTCGCCCAAAGCGTGGGCGGCGGCGGGGGCCTGGGCGGCGGGGTGGTCCCGGCCACCCTGGTGTTCGGGGTCGACCCCCTGGGCCTGGTGAAGATCGACACCGGCATCCCCTATTCCGTGGCCAGCCTCGGCATGGGCGGTGGCGGCGGCAAGGGCGGGAACGGCGGCGCCATCAAGGTCACCACCAGCGGCGCCATCACCACCACCGGCGAGGGCGCGCACGGCATCTACGCCCAGTCGGTCGGCGGCGGCGGCGGCATCGGCGGCACGGGCGCCAACACCTTCCCGGCGGCCATCGCGCTCTCCGGCTCCAATGGCGACAAGGGGACGGCCGGCGCCATCACCATCATCCACACCGGCGACATCAAGGCCTTCGGCGACGGCGCCCACGGCATCCTGGCCCAGAGCGTCGGCGGCGCAGGCTCCAACGGCCGCGGCGGCGATATCAACATCACCGTGGGCGGCGCGATCCAGGGCGGCGCCAAGGGCGGGGCCGGGATTTTTCTATCCGGCGGGGCTGACAACCATCTGACCATCGGCGGCGGCGTGGTCAGCGCAAAGTCGTACCTGGCCATCCTCGGCTCCGACGGCGACGACGCGGTGGACAACTCCGGCCGGGTGATCGGCGAGATCGGCCTGGGCGGCGGCGCCAACAGCTTCACCAACCGGGCCGCCGGCGTGGTGGAAAGCGCCCGGGTCATCGCCCTGAATGGCGGGACCTTCGCCAACGCCGGCGTCGTCTCGCCCAATGGGACCGGCGTCCTGGCCACCACCGCCCTGCTGGGGACCTTCACCCAAGGCGCCACCGGCGCCCTGCAGATCGACGCCCGTTACAAGGCCGGGACCTCCGACCGCATCAACGTCTCGGGGTCCGCGGCCCTGGCCGGCCAGGTGCTGCTTGAGCCCTACCACGTGCTGGACCTGATCCCCGGCAAGTTCCTCACGGTGCTGTCGGCCGCCTCCCTGACCAACAACGGGATCACCGCCAACAACAGCGACACCCTGGTGATCGACTACGGCCTGCGGGCCACGGCCACCGAGCTGCAGGTGGGGACCGACAAGGTCGACTTCGTATTGGCGGGCCTCAGCCCCAACCAGGTGGCGATCACCCGGCACATTCAGGCCAGCTGGGCCGCCGGCGGCACGCCCGCCCAGGAGCCGCTGCTGGACGAGCTGGCCTATCAGAAGAACCGCCCGGCCTATGTTTCGCGGGTCAACATCCTCGATCCCGGCGCGGCGCCGACCCAGGGGGTCACCCCGCTGATGTCGTCGCTGACCTTCGTCGGCGGCCTGATGAGCTGCCCCGGCGGCGAGGGCGCCACCGATGTCCTGCACGAAGGCGCCTGCTACTGGGCCAAGGCCGGCGGCGGCTCCAGCCGGATGGAGTCCAGCGCCACCGAACCCGGCTACCAGCAGCATGCCATGCGCCTGCAGGCCGGCGGCCAGTTCGCACTCAGCCAGCCCGGCTGGTTCGGCGGCCTGTCCCTCGGCCTGGAGGACAGCCACTTCGATAGCGTCGCTCCGGCCCACTCCCGGGCCCGCCGCGTCCAGGCCGGCGGTGTCATCAAACGCGAGATGGGTCCCCTGCTGCTGGCCGCCGCCGCCAGCTACCAGTACAGCCGCGCCGACCTGTCGCGGACGGTGAACTTCCCGATCGCCTTGGTCTCGGCCAACAGCAAGCCCGTGACGGACCTGGCGTCCCTGCGCCTGCGCGCGGCCTATACCGCCCAGGGCCAGAGCTTCTATGTGCGGCCCTCCATCGAGGGCGAGGCCTATCACCTGGGCCTCAAGGGCTACCGGGAAAGCGGCGCGCCCGGCCTGAACCTGATCGTCAGGGACGGAGACCAATCCTTCACCTCCGGCACGGCCAACCTGGAGATCGGCGCGACCCATGTGACGGCCAAGGGCGTCGTGTTGCGGCCCTACGCCAATGTCGGGGTCACCCGCTTCTCCGAGAACACCTGGGACGTCACCGCGCGACTGGAAAGCGCACCGGCCGCCGCGCCCGACTTCACCGTGAAGACCGAGCTGCCGAAACAGCTCAACCGCGCCGCCATCGGCCTGGAAGCCGACTTCGACCAGGGCGCGATCCGCGTCGAGTACGAAACCCGCCAGGGCGACCGCTACCGCGACGACACCGCCGCCCTCAAGCTGCGCATGCAGTTCTAG
- a CDS encoding serine hydrolase domain-containing protein — MSLPPLPTQPAGTPWPTEEWPLGLFPPGFDRLRLDDLMAEQFDQLAFGEAHAVVIVKEGRLIFERYGEGYGPDKTCMSWSKAKSITHALAGLLVGDGKLDIHAPADVPEWRDGGDPRGAITLDHLLRMSSGLEFSEVYEPDQPSDTIAMLWGVGKDDVAHYAADKPLLYAPDRHWSYSSGTTNIVARVLARTLDAYGPDFEAFMRERLFKPLGMTSPIPKFDPAGTFIGSSFCFATAQDFARFGLLYLRGGVWENQRLLPEGWADYARTPTFQQEGVTEGAYGAHWWLGLGGDGSFSANGHEGQFTLVVPELDLVVVRHGKTPAEQRDGLKAWLAELVDCFRP; from the coding sequence ATGAGCCTGCCGCCCCTGCCCACCCAGCCTGCCGGAACCCCGTGGCCGACGGAGGAGTGGCCGCTTGGCCTGTTCCCGCCCGGCTTCGACCGCCTGCGCCTCGACGACCTGATGGCCGAGCAGTTCGACCAGCTGGCTTTCGGCGAGGCCCACGCCGTGGTGATCGTCAAGGAAGGCCGGCTGATCTTCGAGCGCTATGGCGAGGGCTACGGCCCCGACAAGACCTGTATGTCCTGGTCCAAGGCCAAGAGCATCACCCACGCCCTGGCAGGCCTGCTGGTGGGCGACGGTAAGCTGGACATCCACGCCCCGGCCGATGTGCCCGAGTGGCGCGACGGCGGCGACCCGCGCGGGGCCATCACCCTGGACCACCTGCTGCGCATGTCCTCGGGGCTCGAGTTCTCCGAGGTCTATGAACCGGACCAGCCGTCGGACACCATCGCCATGCTTTGGGGCGTCGGGAAGGACGATGTCGCCCACTACGCCGCCGACAAGCCGCTGCTCTATGCGCCCGACCGCCACTGGTCCTATTCCAGCGGGACCACCAACATCGTCGCCCGGGTCCTGGCCAGGACGCTGGACGCCTACGGTCCCGACTTCGAGGCCTTCATGCGTGAGCGGCTCTTCAAGCCGCTCGGCATGACCAGCCCGATCCCCAAGTTCGATCCGGCCGGAACCTTCATCGGCTCGTCCTTCTGTTTCGCCACCGCCCAGGACTTCGCCCGCTTCGGCCTGCTCTATCTGCGCGGCGGGGTCTGGGAGAACCAGCGCCTGCTGCCCGAGGGCTGGGCCGACTATGCGCGCACCCCGACCTTCCAGCAGGAGGGTGTCACCGAAGGCGCTTACGGCGCTCACTGGTGGCTGGGGCTGGGTGGCGACGGCTCCTTCTCCGCCAACGGCCATGAGGGTCAGTTCACCCTGGTGGTCCCCGAGCTCGACCTGGTGGTGGTCCGCCACGGCAAGACACCGGCGGAACAACGCGACGGCCTCAAGGCCTGGCTGGCCGAGCTGGTGGACTGCTTCCGGCCGTGA
- a CDS encoding PIG-L deacetylase family protein, protein MILDLAAVLLVLAVAAFLVVRGRLNDGAVPVAASLLVPGAPKTVMAIWAHPDDEITSAGTFASLAREGAQVVLIYLTRGEAARDTGYSRDVLAEVRRLEAQAAGAALGAHAVEVFEWPDGGLATADGEAVKAVLRERIAHWNPSVLISFDETVGYYGHPDHVAAGRWARELAQEENSVRRLYQATLPKALIKLALKLVAAFRDNYPSDPRAGLPAPTLAVPIARFAAAKRRLLDVHLSQAKVIADVQPGYDKLPAWLYYRLFDREYFTLAVSR, encoded by the coding sequence GTGATCCTCGATCTCGCCGCCGTCCTGCTGGTTCTCGCGGTCGCGGCGTTCCTGGTGGTCCGCGGCCGTCTGAACGACGGCGCCGTGCCGGTCGCCGCCAGCCTGCTGGTTCCCGGCGCGCCCAAGACCGTCATGGCGATCTGGGCCCACCCCGACGACGAGATCACCAGCGCCGGGACCTTCGCCAGCTTGGCCCGCGAGGGCGCCCAGGTCGTCCTGATCTACCTGACCCGGGGTGAGGCCGCCCGCGACACAGGCTACAGCCGCGACGTGCTCGCCGAGGTCCGCCGCCTGGAGGCCCAGGCCGCCGGCGCCGCGCTCGGCGCCCATGCGGTGGAGGTGTTTGAATGGCCCGATGGCGGCCTGGCGACCGCCGACGGCGAGGCCGTCAAGGCCGTGCTCCGTGAACGGATCGCCCACTGGAACCCCAGCGTCCTGATCAGCTTCGATGAGACGGTCGGCTATTACGGCCATCCCGACCACGTGGCCGCCGGCCGCTGGGCCCGTGAGCTGGCGCAGGAAGAAAACTCCGTACGCCGGCTTTACCAGGCGACCCTGCCCAAGGCCCTGATCAAGCTGGCCCTCAAGCTGGTGGCCGCCTTCCGCGACAACTATCCGAGCGACCCGCGGGCCGGCCTCCCCGCCCCCACGCTCGCCGTGCCCATCGCCCGCTTCGCCGCCGCCAAGCGCCGCCTGCTGGACGTCCACCTAAGCCAGGCCAAGGTCATCGCCGACGTCCAGCCCGGTTACGACAAGCTGCCCGCCTGGCTCTACTATCGCCTGTTCGACCGTGAGTATTTCACGCTGGCGGTGAGCCGGTGA
- a CDS encoding Hsp33 family molecular chaperone, which yields MSIETATAPDDLVAPFQIEGEPVRGRLARLGAAVDEILAAHDYPEPVANLLGEACALAALVGSALKFDGRLIVQAQGDGPVRYVVVDYDTDGALRGYCRYDPDAVAKAASGFVRPGAKTLLGDGVFIMTVDQGVDMDRYQGITTIEGETLALCAEQYFAQSEQTPTRVRLAVGQADLGDGLAWRAGGMLIQNIAEDENRGPTAEAWVRTQAFFETIGEDELLDPTISAETLLFRLFHEDGVRVFEAKPLRAFCRCSQDRIESVLTSFSAQERADMVEDDGLIKVTCEYCSSTYSVDPARLSAEA from the coding sequence ATGAGCATCGAAACCGCCACCGCCCCCGACGATCTCGTCGCCCCGTTCCAGATCGAGGGTGAGCCCGTGCGCGGCCGTCTGGCCCGGCTGGGCGCTGCTGTCGACGAGATCCTGGCGGCCCACGACTATCCCGAGCCCGTGGCCAACCTGCTGGGCGAGGCCTGCGCGCTGGCCGCCCTGGTAGGCTCGGCCCTGAAGTTCGACGGCCGGCTGATCGTCCAGGCCCAGGGCGACGGGCCGGTGCGCTACGTCGTGGTGGATTACGACACCGACGGCGCCCTGCGCGGCTACTGCCGCTATGACCCCGACGCCGTGGCCAAGGCGGCCAGCGGCTTCGTGCGGCCGGGCGCCAAGACGCTGCTGGGGGACGGGGTCTTCATCATGACCGTCGACCAGGGCGTCGACATGGACCGCTACCAGGGCATCACCACCATCGAGGGCGAGACGCTCGCCCTTTGCGCCGAGCAGTATTTCGCCCAGTCGGAACAGACCCCCACCCGGGTGCGCCTCGCCGTCGGCCAGGCCGACCTCGGTGACGGCCTGGCCTGGCGGGCGGGCGGCATGCTGATCCAGAACATCGCCGAGGACGAGAACCGCGGGCCCACCGCCGAGGCCTGGGTCCGCACCCAGGCCTTCTTCGAGACCATCGGCGAGGACGAATTGCTCGACCCCACCATCTCGGCCGAGACCCTGCTGTTCCGCCTGTTCCATGAGGACGGCGTCCGCGTCTTCGAGGCCAAGCCGCTGCGGGCCTTCTGCCGCTGCTCGCAGGACCGCATCGAGAGCGTCCTGACCTCGTTCTCGGCTCAGGAGCGCGCCGACATGGTCGAGGACGACGGGCTGATCAAGGTGACCTGTGAGTACTGCTCCAGCACCTATTCGGTCGACCCGGCGCGGCTGTCGGCCGAGGCTTAG
- the argF gene encoding ornithine carbamoyltransferase — translation MTQVRHFLDLWRIPPADLRAILADAKARKAARKGWTQGRVDADAPGAERTLAMIFEKNSTRTRFSFDAAMRQLGGDVIISTASDMQLGRGETIEDTAMVLSRMVDAVMIRANRHSDLETFASVATVPLINGLSDKSHPCQILADLLAFEERCGSVEGKTLAWIGDGNNVCSTFIHAAPVFGFKLKIASPAKYHPDRVDLARAADLQARIEVTDSPLEAVAGADCVITDTWVSMGDTDRDDRLAALGPYQVTEALMEKANPGAVFMHDLPAHRGEEVTGEVLDGPRSLAWDEAENRVHAQKSILAWCFGKI, via the coding sequence ATGACCCAAGTCAGACACTTCCTCGATCTATGGCGGATTCCCCCCGCCGACCTGCGCGCCATCCTGGCCGACGCCAAGGCCCGCAAGGCCGCGCGCAAGGGCTGGACGCAAGGCCGGGTGGACGCCGACGCCCCGGGCGCCGAGCGGACGCTGGCCATGATCTTCGAGAAGAACTCCACCCGCACCCGCTTCTCCTTCGACGCGGCCATGCGCCAGCTGGGCGGCGACGTGATCATCTCCACGGCCAGCGACATGCAGCTCGGCCGCGGCGAGACCATCGAGGACACCGCCATGGTGCTCTCGCGCATGGTCGACGCGGTGATGATCCGCGCCAACCGACACTCGGACCTGGAAACCTTCGCCTCGGTGGCCACCGTGCCGCTGATCAATGGCCTGTCGGACAAGAGCCACCCCTGCCAGATCCTCGCCGACCTGCTGGCCTTCGAGGAGCGTTGCGGGTCCGTGGAGGGCAAGACGCTGGCCTGGATCGGCGACGGCAACAATGTGTGCTCGACCTTCATCCATGCGGCGCCAGTCTTCGGGTTCAAGCTGAAGATCGCCAGCCCCGCCAAGTACCACCCCGACCGCGTCGACCTCGCCCGCGCCGCCGACCTGCAGGCCCGCATCGAGGTGACCGACAGCCCGCTGGAGGCCGTCGCCGGCGCCGACTGCGTGATCACCGACACCTGGGTCTCCATGGGCGACACCGACCGCGACGACCGTCTGGCGGCGCTCGGCCCCTACCAGGTCACCGAGGCCCTGATGGAGAAGGCCAATCCCGGCGCCGTCTTCATGCATGACCTGCCCGCCCACCGCGGCGAGGAGGTCACCGGCGAGGTTCTGGACGGCCCCCGATCGCTGGCCTGGGACGAAGCGGAGAACCGCGTCCACGCCCAGAAGTCGATCCTGGCCTGGTGCTTCGGCAAGATCTGA
- a CDS encoding aspartate aminotransferase family protein, producing the protein MGVYNRTPLAFERGEGARLFTTDGEAYLDCMAGIAVNALGHANPKLVAAVKDQAEKLWHVSNIFTIPGQEKLAKVLTDATFADEVFFTNSGAEAIECAIKTARKYHWAKGNPERIDIIGFEGSFHGRTLAAVNASGNKSYLEGFGPPMPGFVHLPYGDHEALKAAIGPTTAAILIEPVQGEGGARALPEVCMRGLRQLCDEHGILLIYDEIQCGLGRTGKLFAHEWAADAAPDIMAVAKALGGGFPVGACLATAEAGRGMTVGSHGSTYGGNPLAMAVGLAAMEELNSPELLAHVREVAGYFVQQLSGLQERFPDVVEDIRGKGLLIGIKLKTPNREFMQHARDQHMLIAGGGDNCVRLLPPLNLTLEEAQEAVSKLEASCEAARTQAKAAA; encoded by the coding sequence ATGGGCGTGTACAACCGCACCCCGCTGGCGTTCGAGCGAGGCGAGGGCGCGCGACTTTTCACCACTGATGGGGAGGCCTACCTCGACTGCATGGCGGGCATCGCCGTCAACGCGCTGGGCCACGCCAATCCTAAGCTGGTGGCGGCGGTGAAGGACCAGGCCGAGAAGCTCTGGCACGTATCCAACATCTTCACGATCCCGGGTCAGGAAAAGCTCGCCAAGGTGCTGACCGACGCCACCTTCGCCGACGAGGTGTTCTTCACCAACTCCGGCGCCGAGGCGATCGAGTGCGCCATCAAGACGGCGCGCAAGTATCACTGGGCCAAGGGAAACCCGGAGCGGATCGACATCATCGGCTTCGAGGGCTCCTTCCACGGACGGACCCTGGCGGCGGTGAACGCTTCGGGAAACAAGTCCTACCTGGAAGGCTTCGGTCCGCCGATGCCGGGCTTCGTCCACCTGCCCTACGGCGACCACGAGGCGCTGAAGGCGGCCATCGGCCCCACCACGGCGGCCATCCTCATTGAGCCCGTGCAGGGGGAGGGCGGCGCCCGCGCCCTGCCGGAGGTCTGCATGCGCGGCCTGCGCCAGCTGTGCGACGAGCACGGCATCCTGCTGATCTATGACGAGATCCAGTGCGGCCTGGGCCGCACCGGCAAGCTGTTCGCCCATGAGTGGGCCGCCGACGCCGCCCCCGACATCATGGCGGTGGCCAAGGCGCTGGGCGGCGGCTTCCCGGTCGGCGCGTGCCTGGCCACGGCGGAAGCCGGTCGCGGCATGACCGTCGGCTCCCACGGCTCCACCTACGGCGGCAACCCCCTGGCCATGGCCGTGGGTCTGGCGGCCATGGAGGAGCTCAACAGCCCCGAGCTGCTGGCCCACGTCCGCGAGGTCGCCGGCTATTTCGTGCAGCAGCTCTCGGGCCTGCAGGAACGCTTCCCCGATGTGGTGGAGGACATCCGCGGCAAGGGCCTGCTGATCGGCATCAAGCTGAAGACGCCCAACCGCGAGTTCATGCAGCATGCGCGGGATCAGCACATGCTGATCGCCGGCGGCGGCGACAACTGCGTGCGTCTGCTGCCGCCGCTCAACCTCACCCTGGAAGAAGCCCAGGAAGCGGTCTCGAAACTGGAAGCGTCCTGCGAAGCGGCGCGAACCCAGGCGAAAGCCGCAGCCTAA